The Paucidesulfovibrio gracilis DSM 16080 genome contains a region encoding:
- a CDS encoding NAD-glutamate dehydrogenase domain-containing protein, translating to MASDVENGVDAVLDRLKSDLREAADSLVPWFHQNMPEYYFRTHTKEEQLWHLHAMLSAGVLTEQQAVVLKSPCGTRVTHIMPGSDMASLIHSVGLLAEERIQTARLYTSMDDSLRLDTFLLGKQALCETRTTPFRQALDLVRSAGMRLDDEAAFEEFLASASQDYVDKFEPNRAVRHFEMCRCVESTERVHVVLDSDDAQGFDRIMLAMENPPARGVLLQALKVFQREGYEVLRAYGDEFERGESGRMAVMSFYLDRSQGGLEESSPAFQRLKRQLMAVKWFTFHSLELLAEEDGWEIGRVMLLQAACEFAHQFLIRKNIYAYTSAKIVRTALKHRELLDHMASYFEARFDPEIREPREELEQKRRDMVHALLRDVNDDIARKILGYIFRFFRHVLRCNYYMPNRFGLSFRMDPRVLPPLPDEERPYAFYCFHGPSCFGFHVRYRDMSRGGVRVVRTRTQEQFEIESNRLFDEANQLARAQQYKNKDIPEGGSKAVILLGPTGEIDLAVKSMVDSLLDIIVTDEKGRLAPQIVDYLQHEEIIYLGPDENITPRHIEWITARAAKRGYRWPNAFMSSKPRTGINHKRYGVTSEGVIVFAEEVLRSLDIDPHRDPFTVKLTGGPAGDVASNVVKILHREFGDKARVVAMSDGHGAVHDPDGLNYEELLRLIEADLRTSHFDASKLTGKGAFVVSTDTPDGVRKRDDLHNIVEADIFIPAGGRPDTMNIKNWQRFMRKDGTPTARAVVEGANLFIAPDARARLESKGVLCVPGPSANKTGVICSSYEILAGLILSDEEFLEMKDQYAEELLEILRQRARDEARLLLREYRYASGTMTLTELSYEVSRAINSLGDSIVTMLSKDVSSLPDDKPLCDLLLAYCPPILVERYADRIIQNVPRRHQFALLAAFMASRILYAEGLGWINRLTRVRSMRDVVYAYLEEEKRVAALVRTIQECGFAEKDLVADIVGATGRKLLTSKRLGL from the coding sequence ATGGCATCGGATGTAGAAAACGGCGTTGATGCGGTTCTTGATCGGCTCAAAAGCGATTTGCGGGAGGCTGCCGACTCCCTGGTCCCCTGGTTCCATCAAAACATGCCCGAGTATTATTTCCGAACGCATACCAAGGAGGAGCAACTCTGGCATCTGCATGCCATGCTTTCGGCCGGGGTGCTCACAGAGCAGCAGGCCGTGGTTTTGAAAAGTCCGTGCGGCACCAGGGTGACGCACATCATGCCAGGGAGCGATATGGCTTCCCTGATTCATTCGGTCGGGTTGCTGGCGGAGGAGCGGATTCAGACCGCCAGGCTGTATACGAGCATGGATGATTCCCTCCGCCTGGATACGTTTCTGCTGGGCAAGCAGGCTTTGTGTGAAACACGCACCACGCCGTTCCGTCAGGCTCTGGATCTAGTGCGTTCCGCAGGGATGCGACTGGATGACGAGGCGGCCTTTGAAGAATTCCTGGCTTCGGCTTCCCAGGATTATGTCGATAAGTTTGAACCGAATCGAGCAGTACGCCATTTTGAAATGTGCCGCTGTGTGGAGTCCACGGAGCGGGTACATGTTGTTTTGGATTCCGATGATGCCCAGGGATTCGATCGCATCATGCTGGCCATGGAAAACCCGCCCGCCCGGGGCGTGCTTCTGCAGGCATTGAAGGTGTTCCAGCGGGAAGGGTATGAAGTGCTCCGGGCTTACGGGGACGAATTCGAACGCGGCGAGTCCGGTCGTATGGCGGTCATGTCGTTTTATCTGGATCGCTCCCAGGGAGGTTTGGAGGAGAGCAGTCCCGCTTTTCAACGTTTGAAGCGGCAGCTTATGGCTGTAAAATGGTTTACTTTCCATAGCCTGGAGCTGTTGGCGGAAGAGGACGGCTGGGAGATAGGCCGGGTGATGCTCCTGCAGGCAGCCTGTGAGTTTGCGCATCAGTTTTTGATCCGGAAAAATATTTACGCCTACACGTCGGCCAAAATCGTACGGACCGCGCTGAAGCATCGGGAACTTCTGGATCACATGGCCTCATATTTCGAGGCGCGTTTCGACCCGGAGATTCGCGAGCCACGGGAGGAGTTGGAGCAGAAACGTCGGGATATGGTTCATGCGCTTTTGCGGGATGTGAATGATGACATCGCCCGCAAGATCTTGGGCTATATCTTTCGTTTTTTCCGCCATGTGCTCCGCTGCAACTACTATATGCCCAATCGGTTCGGATTGAGCTTCCGCATGGATCCACGGGTGCTTCCTCCCTTGCCGGATGAGGAACGGCCCTATGCCTTTTATTGCTTCCACGGGCCGAGTTGTTTTGGATTCCATGTGCGCTATCGGGACATGTCCCGCGGTGGGGTGCGCGTAGTTCGGACCCGTACCCAGGAACAGTTTGAAATCGAATCGAACCGGCTTTTCGACGAGGCCAATCAATTGGCCCGGGCGCAGCAATACAAAAATAAGGATATCCCCGAAGGCGGCTCAAAGGCCGTGATCCTGCTCGGGCCTACAGGAGAGATCGATCTTGCCGTAAAGAGCATGGTGGATTCCCTCCTGGACATCATCGTCACCGACGAGAAAGGCCGACTGGCTCCGCAGATAGTGGATTATCTCCAACATGAGGAAATAATTTATCTCGGTCCGGACGAGAACATTACACCCCGGCATATTGAGTGGATTACGGCCCGGGCGGCGAAACGCGGATATCGGTGGCCCAATGCGTTTATGAGTTCCAAGCCCCGTACCGGCATCAACCATAAGCGATACGGCGTGACCAGCGAAGGAGTCATCGTTTTTGCCGAGGAGGTGTTGCGATCCCTGGACATTGATCCGCATCGGGATCCTTTTACTGTGAAGCTTACGGGTGGACCCGCTGGTGACGTGGCCTCCAATGTGGTTAAGATTCTGCACCGAGAGTTCGGGGACAAGGCCCGTGTTGTGGCCATGTCGGACGGCCATGGTGCCGTACATGATCCGGATGGATTGAACTATGAGGAACTGCTTCGTTTGATTGAGGCTGATTTGCGAACCAGCCACTTTGATGCTTCCAAGCTGACAGGGAAAGGAGCCTTTGTCGTTTCCACGGATACGCCGGATGGGGTGCGCAAACGAGATGACCTCCACAATATCGTGGAGGCGGACATCTTTATTCCAGCCGGCGGCCGTCCGGACACTATGAATATCAAAAATTGGCAACGATTTATGCGCAAGGATGGTACGCCAACGGCTCGGGCCGTGGTGGAGGGGGCGAACTTGTTCATCGCCCCGGATGCCCGTGCCCGGTTGGAAAGCAAAGGGGTTCTTTGTGTACCTGGTCCTTCGGCCAACAAAACAGGTGTGATTTGTTCCTCCTATGAAATCTTGGCCGGGCTGATTCTTTCGGATGAGGAATTTTTAGAGATGAAGGATCAATATGCCGAGGAGCTTTTGGAAATTCTGCGGCAAAGAGCCAGGGACGAAGCCCGGCTTTTGCTCCGGGAGTACCGTTACGCTTCTGGCACCATGACCTTGACGGAGCTTTCCTACGAAGTGTCCCGGGCCATCAATTCCTTGGGGGACTCTATCGTGACCATGCTTTCCAAGGACGTGTCCTCTTTGCCGGACGACAAGCCGCTGTGCGACCTCTTGCTGGCCTATTGTCCTCCCATCTTGGTGGAACGCTATGCGGACAGAATCATCCAAAACGTTCCCCGACGACATCAGTTTGCTTTGCTGGCGGCGTTTATGGCTTCCCGAATTCTGTATGCTGAGGGGTTGGGCTGGATCAACCGATTGACCCGGGTCCGCTCCATGCGCGATGTGGTGTACGCCTATCTTGAGGAAGAAAAGCGGGTCGCTGCATTGGTCCGCACGATCCAGGAATGCGGGTTTGCCGAGAAGGACTTGGTTGCCGATATTGTGGGCGCGACCGGGCGAAAGCTGCTTACGTCGAAACGTCTCGGCCTGTGA
- a CDS encoding chemotaxis protein: MSQKEILLETGTNELEILEFFITEPAQGGKPPVTSHFGINVAKVMQVIESPNLEPPESAPHPSFLGNIPLRDLILPVLDLAVWLDINRSPDGMDIVIVTEFSQTVTGFLVSGVTEIHRVNWEEVIPPGTYLNSLGTGSIIGMVNMGDRFIQLLDLETILSEVNPIDHHRPMDTMTESRYTALVADDSATIRLMLKNSLTSAGFDPIITVNGKEALATLTSMEEQGTPMPDIIISDIEMPLMDGFSLTKEIKTHKIFQKLPVILYSSIITKELRHKGESVGADAQVSKPEMERIPEIASNLIEGSVS; encoded by the coding sequence ATGAGTCAAAAAGAAATCCTGCTTGAAACCGGCACGAATGAACTTGAAATTCTCGAGTTTTTCATCACCGAACCGGCACAAGGCGGGAAACCGCCTGTTACAAGTCACTTTGGCATTAACGTAGCCAAGGTGATGCAGGTTATCGAATCGCCGAACCTGGAACCGCCGGAATCCGCTCCCCATCCTTCGTTTTTGGGTAATATTCCTCTGCGGGACTTGATTCTTCCCGTACTCGACCTGGCGGTATGGCTTGACATCAATAGGTCTCCCGACGGGATGGACATCGTCATCGTGACGGAATTCAGCCAAACCGTTACCGGCTTCCTGGTTTCGGGCGTCACCGAAATCCACCGTGTGAATTGGGAAGAGGTCATCCCTCCGGGAACCTATCTCAACTCTCTGGGAACCGGGTCCATCATCGGCATGGTCAACATGGGGGATCGCTTCATCCAATTACTGGATTTGGAAACCATTCTTTCCGAAGTTAATCCCATCGACCACCACCGCCCCATGGATACAATGACGGAAAGCCGATACACGGCCCTGGTTGCCGACGATTCCGCAACCATCCGCCTCATGCTGAAAAACAGTCTCACGTCCGCAGGGTTCGACCCAATTATCACCGTCAACGGCAAGGAAGCATTGGCTACGCTCACCTCCATGGAAGAACAGGGAACCCCTATGCCGGATATCATCATTTCCGATATTGAAATGCCGCTCATGGATGGGTTCAGCCTTACCAAAGAGATAAAAACACATAAGATATTCCAAAAACTTCCCGTGATTCTATATTCTTCCATCATCACAAAGGAACTACGACACAAAGGTGAGTCCGTGGGAGCGGACGCCCAGGTCTCTAAACCGGAAATGGAACGCATCCCGGAAATCGCATCCAATCTCATTGAAGGAAGTGTCTCTTGA
- a CDS encoding Hpt domain-containing protein: protein MTTIDDEVLSTFLSESEDRLMDIESGILAMENYGEETDPELIHSIFRDAHSIKAGANLLGLRNIERLSHGLENVLDRIRGGGLIPDNQVATLLLEAVDSINELFEDVASSDEQDVEDLHGDLCAMAQNWTE from the coding sequence TTGACGACCATTGACGACGAAGTCCTTTCCACGTTTCTCAGTGAATCCGAAGACCGGCTCATGGACATTGAGTCAGGCATTCTCGCCATGGAAAACTATGGAGAAGAGACCGACCCGGAACTCATTCACAGTATTTTCCGAGATGCGCATTCCATCAAGGCCGGGGCAAACCTGCTGGGGCTGCGCAATATCGAGCGGCTTTCCCATGGCCTGGAAAACGTTCTGGACCGCATCCGAGGCGGAGGTCTGATTCCTGACAACCAAGTGGCGACCCTACTGCTCGAAGCCGTGGACAGCATTAACGAGTTGTTTGAAGATGTGGCATCCAGTGACGAGCAGGATGTGGAAGATTTGCACGGCGACCTCTGCGCCATGGCCCAAAACTGGACGGAGTAG